The Corticium candelabrum chromosome 18, ooCorCand1.1, whole genome shotgun sequence genome includes a region encoding these proteins:
- the LOC134194223 gene encoding ADP-ribosylation factor 1-like 2, whose translation MGNWLSRLGDVLQGFTSSCPSRILMLGLDAAGKTTILYKLKLNETISTIPTIGFNVETVTPVKGVTFTVWDVGGQDKIRPLWRHYYNGTEGLIFVVDSSDVARVKEAQDELHSILEYSEMERIPVVVMANKQDLPGAISVSDVVSKLELQGLKNPWHVQGTCATNGEGIIDGVQTMAKMVKNFRKRKQAY comes from the coding sequence atgggcaACTGGTTGTCACGACTTGGTGACGTGCTGCAGGGTTTCACCAGCTCTTGTCCGTCTCGTATTCTCATGCTTGGCTTGGATGCTGCCGGGAAAACGACGATTCTGTACAAGCTGAAGCTGAACGAGACCATCTCTACCATCCCTACCATTGGTTTCAATGTGGAGACGGTCACCCCTGTGAAAGGGGTGACATTCACTGTCTGGGATGTCGGTGGACAGGACAAGATCCGTCCGTTGTGGAGGCATTATTACAATGGAACTGAGGGTCTGATCTTTGTTGTCGACAGCAGCGATGTTGCACGAGTGAAGGAGGCTCAAGACGAGCTGCACAGCATTCTGGAGTATTCCGAGATGGAGCGGATTCCAGTGGTGGTGATGGCGAACAAACAGGATCTGCCTGGAGCGATCTCTGTGTCTGACGTTGTCAGCAAGTTGGAGCTGCAAGGATTGAAGAATCCGTGGCACGTGCAGGGCACTTGTGCAACGAATGGTGAAGGAATCATCGATGGTGTGCAGACGATGGCCAAGATGGTGAAGAATTTTAGAAAAAGGAAGCAAGCATACTGA
- the LOC134194224 gene encoding ADP-ribosylation factor 1-like 2, with translation MGLWLSSLFDSLFETGPCGTDRRILMLGLDGAGKTTVLYKLKLNENVETCPTIGFNVETVTPRKGVTFTVWDVGGQDKIRPLWKHYFRDAQGLLFVVDSLDVSRFPEARQELISLLCDRELGGIPVVILANKQDLQGAVGAAEMADKLGLRQLKNEWHVEGTCGVSGKGLYEAVFKLTDMLKSRSE, from the coding sequence ATGGGCCTGTGGTTGTCCTCGCTATTCGACAGTCTCTTCGAGACGGGACCCTGTGGTACAGACAGACGCATTCTGATGCTCGGACTGGATGGAGCAGGCAAGACGACGGTCCTATACAAGCTCAAACTGAATGAGAATGTTGAGACGTGTCCAACAATTGGATTCAACGTGGAGACGGTGACGCCAAGAAAAGGAGTGACTTTCACTGTGTGGGACGTCGGTGGGCAGGACAAGATTCGACCTCTTTGGAAGCATTACTTTAGAGATGCTCAAGGGCTCTTGTTCGTTGTTGATTCTCTGGATGTTTCACGTTTTCCTGAAGCTCGACAAGAGCTTATTAGCCTGTTGTGTGATCGAGAGTTGGGGGGCATTCCGGTCGTTATCCTTGCCAATAAGCAGGATCTGCAGGGAGCTGTCGGTGCTGCAGAGATGGCAGACAAGTTGGGATTGAGGCAGTTGAAGAACGAGTGGCATGTGGAGGGGACGTGTGGTGTTTCGGGGAAGGGACTGTACGAGGCTGTATTCAAGCTGACCGACATGTTGAAATCAAGAAGCGAATGA
- the LOC134194222 gene encoding uncharacterized protein LOC134194222: MSRDLRLFVVLLTKVTMSTFRRLDEEKSVKFANANPPQDAARLNRPVDHFERERSAILHTAERQKQMYKKSLEHLQGKTKTHSPVPFVRRKTSSEYTQLSNLPAVPLSPLAGGPSHGRGLEQLQERGVNPTRSQGHLSSPSAPFSRYVPNNKLLAGGKPPPTVQRRATADVPYFGMTSVGVAPKLMLSRTPDVNASRRRMQSTMNYNPQEAKLQLSSGQFLMGDGSLRKAASDRDVYRSSLEAEDENNHQPLATLQEMKPGSSQNKRHGVNTSSTDFASLLDLLPSLNSKTPVTSKSDKNGQQDVVEEVEETELPDDYGMSTRLVKAVRDIETRLADHHLQDLEDKAFTSKSSSRPANLQLPNKTRKYQTYMTLPPMIPIPWDLLDANSDTEIEDDKMEANEKSVEKERKRSASFSNDEKKTESDLAKQFEAIKHCRYLRHYKPKVKRESLF; encoded by the coding sequence atgtcacgtgatctccGATTGTTTGTAGTATTGCTCACCAAAGTCACAATGTCTACATTCCGTCGCCTGGACGAAGAAAAGAGCGTAAAGTTTGCAAATGCCAATCCACCTCAAGACGCAGCCCGTCTCAACAGACCGGTCGATCACTTTGAACGCGAACGCTCAGCAATCCTGCACACAGCTGAGAGGCAGAAACAGATGTACAAGAAATCTCTCGAGCACCTGCAGGGAAAGACCAAAACGCACTCTCCTGTTCCGTTTGTAAGACGAAAGACGTCAAGTGAGTACACTCAGTTATCCAACTTGCCTGCTGTGCCTCTATCCCCGCTGGCCGGGGGGCCGTCTCATGGGCGGGGCCTTGAGCAGCTGCAAGAGAGAGGTGTCAACCCCACACGGTCCCAGGGGCATCTAAGCAGCCCTTCAGCGCCGTTTTCTCGTTATGTTCCAAACAATAAACTACTCGCAGGTGGTAAGCCGCCGCCTACTGTACAGAGACGGGCGACTGCGGATGTGCCATACTTTGGGATGACGTCGGTGGGCGTGGCGCCTAAACTCATGCTGTCTAGAACTCCGGATGTGAATGCATCTCGACGACGAATGCAAAGTACGATGAATTACAACCCTCAGGAGGCAAAATTGCAGCTGAGTTCTGGACAGTTTTTGATGGGTGATGGTTCGTTGAGGAAGGCAGCATCTGATCGTGATGTCTATCGGAGCTCATTGGAGGCTGAAGATGAGAACAACCACCAGCCTCTTGCGACGCTACAAGAAATGAAACCAGGCAGCTCGCAGAATAAACGCCATGGAGTCAACACGAGTTCTACTGACTTCGCTAGTTTGTTGGACTTGTTGCCTTCTCTTAATTCAAAGACTCCAGTGACCAGCAAGAGTGACAAAAATGGTCAACAAGATGTGGTAGAGGAAGTCGAAGAGACTGAGTTGCCTGATGATTATGGAATGTCTACTCGACTGGTTAAAGCAGTTCGTGATATCGAAACTCGACTCGCTGATCACCACTTGCAGGATCTAGAAGATAAAGCCTTTACATCAAAGTCATCGAGTAGACCAGCCAATCTCCAGCTGCCAAACAAAACCAGGAAGTATCAAACGTATATGACACTGCCACCAATGATTCCTATTCCCTGGGATCTACTGGATGCAAACTCTGATACCGAAATTGAAGACGATAAGATGGAAGCAAATGAAAAGAGTgttgagaaagaaagaaagagaagtgCGTCATTTAGTAATGATGAGAAGAAGACAGAATCAGATCTTGCCAAACAGTTTGAAGCAATAAAACATTGTCGATACTTGAGACACTACAAGCCGAAGGTGAAAAGAGAATCATTGTTTTGA
- the LOC134194225 gene encoding ubiquitin-conjugating enzyme E2 G2-like, with translation MAGSALKRLMAEYKQLTVNSPEGILAGPKSEENFFEWESLIMGPEGTPFEFGAFPADLIFPKDYPMSPPKMKFTCEMFHPNVYRDGHVCISILHAPGDDPLGYESSAERWSPVQSVEKILLSVISMLAEPNPESGANVDASKMYRDDREQFCKIANRLVRKSLGL, from the exons ATGGCTGGCTCTGCTCTGAAACGTCTAATGGCTGAATATAAAC AGTTAACTGTGAATTCACCAGAAGGAATTCTTGCTG GGCCGAAGTCAGAGGAGAATTTCTTTGAATGGGAAAGCCTTATCAT GGGTCCGGAGGGCACGCCTTTTGAATTCGGTGCCTTTCCAGCTGATTTGATATTTCCAAAGGATTACCCAATGAGTCCACCCAAGATGAAATTTACGTGTGAAATGTTTCACCCAAATG TGTATCGTGATGGTCATGTGTGTATCTCTATCCTTCATGCGCCGGGTGATGATCCTCTTGGTTACGAGAGCAGTGCTGAGCGATGGAGTCCGGTTCAGAGTGTAGAGAAGATATTGTTGTCTGTTATCAGCATGCTTGCTGAACCTAACCCAGAGAGTGGAGCTAATGTGGATGCTtcg AAAATGTACAGAGATGATCGTGAGCAGTTCTGTAAAATAGCTAATCGTCTTGTTCGTAAATCATTGGGACTATAA
- the LOC134193929 gene encoding mucin-2-like, which yields MIGAHTNHHPNKTQTEKTNMATQQQETARETRSKTCTTPVESRGEKRETQDGSESEQATSSGKIQRVRKRHRNVHRKSPVSQSVAENVANQGGAFGGGGGGGGGGGEQVGCKRSRHWALWTPAALQLFCDALVEHGRDFEKVHLYMAQRQRKQQQPPDMCKNKDQVRYMYYRTWNNACKLIEKHEGRDALPHTKGETTDNIDQKESPVLSEENAGAEEKHLAIADEEIIKKSVTKRDDQKKDDTRKHTRSELVAILAYLELKKRLRKDEPKFGLKYVELKNRGSTVIRVKGRNVRVKLPVCKAFKKDADKDDDTQAHSLMSPTVMSLPSHLSVHLTPLTDCDFAAVQQAAHNPRVKLQVPRTKTLSSVISYLESKWTSNPGDRQLLLSVPTPSISPTNVSDTKEATEAASCKAMDVDNAGQLDKHEWNRSSAGDLTVQDVYSSVGCPKKFSLNYKWTDKGKDVCGSSPFSALSHLIDLLVAAGQQESSAPNSSHPPTTIPQPSIETKHINNHPPPAPRTLTARTNLLHRLDSVEDNQSDSTRHTGSVVQFQTCTSSAQPTIVVTDKQPAIIPIESHTLIPVTCHSNVTSTSAAVAFVMPSAVLRPAAGAFMSKGQVTGGIAVEPVSKKICLEGIRIMSPTGMMKKMSYSQPVKLVQSTEKNKAPPHTSTATKGRRGVRFAVKPPATARQRSHPVKLTTSTSNVLPGQGHFVLPVTKASNVQPLARVRAIAPKTTVMVTPTSTLSVIHRAMQAANITIEPQVTAAPPPPQDPTVTVSSPNSTRVDSQSEVHPTNQTESIFTCQTHSMTSNHVTSPSIAMTTDQCTTMVCPSTPLSCSSSTSLSLDLLLTPTKVNSSEVSHHDMVAEITTEDALLEFSSQEQSEGFISAVANAISVDALDSDKTLDTNALLCALSSVPFVDEDTRMSHSRMGTPSKTTPSPIKTDLSDLLGLNENSISGFLAQSPSKEPFVIDGKDLSSGFRQMPEMDMAICSVLEENSVDYVNKFKDLTAQIATATTPKKFGPDTY from the exons ATGATAGGAGCGCACACGAACCACCACCCAAATAAGACACAAACGGAAAAAACCAACATGGCGACTCAACAACAAGAAACCGCGCGAGAAACGCGTTCAAAGACGTGCACGACGCCCGTCGAGTCTCGAGGCGAGAAACGAGAGACGCAGGATGGCTCGGAGAGCGAGCAGGCGACGTCGAGCGGGAAGATTCAGCGTGTGAGGAAGCGTCACAGAAATGTCCACAGGAAATCTCCCGTATCTCAGTCTGTGGCCGAGAATGTGGCGAATCAAG GGGGAGCGTTTGGTGGTGGAGgtggaggtggtggtggtggtggtgaacAGGTTGGTTGTAAGAGGTCGAGGCATTGGGCGTTGTGGACGCCGGCTGCGTTGCAGCTCTTCTGTGATGCTCTGGTTGAG CATGGCCGAGACTTTGAGAAAGTTCATTTATACATGGCACAGAGACAACGAAAACAGCAGCAACCACCAGACATGTGCAAAAACAAAGATCAA GTAAGGTACATGTATTACCGGACGTGGAACAATGCGTGCAAACTGATTGAGAAACATGAAG GCCGAGATGCATTGCCTCACACTAAAGGTGAAACTACAGACAACATTGATCAAAAAGAGAGTCCTGTTTTATCCGAGGAGAACGCAGGTGCAGAGGAGAAACATCTAGCCATCGCCGACGAGGAAATCATAAAGAAGAGTGTCACAAAACGCGACGACCAGAAGAAAGACGACACCAGGAAACACACACGTAGCGAGTTAGTAGCCATACTGGCATATCTGGAGTTGAAGAAACGATTAAGAA AAGACGAACCGAAGTTTGGTTTAAAGTACGTTGAGCTGAAGAATCGAGG ATCGACAGTCATCAGAGTCAAGGGAAGAAATGTGAG GGTGAAGTTGCCTGTGTGCAAGGCGTTTAAGAAAGACG CCGACAAGGATGATGATACGCAAGCACACag TTTGATGTCTCCTACAGTAATGTCTCTTCCAAGTcatctctctgtccatcttaCTCCTCTTACTGATTGTGACTTTGCTGCTGTTCAGCAAGCTGCTCATAACCCACGTGTCAA GCTGCAAGTACCTCGCACAAAAACCTTGTCATCCGTCATCTCCTACTTGGAATCCAAATGGACGTCAAACCCCGGTGACAGACAGCTCTTGTTATCAGTCCCCACTCCATCAATAAGTCCAACAAATGTCAGTGATACGAAGGAAGCCACAGAGGCAGCAAGCTGCAAAGCAATGGATGTGGACAACGCCGGCCAGTTGGACAAGCACGAGTGGAATCGAAGCAGTGCAGGGGATCTAACCGTACAGGATGTTTACAGTAGCGTGGGGTGTCCGAAGAAATTCAGTTTGAActacaagtggacagacaaggGAAAG GATGTTTGTGGATCGTCACCGTTCTCTGCTCTTTCTCATTTGATTGATCTCTTGGTGGCGGCTGGACAACAAGAGAGCAGC GCACCCAACAGCTCTCATCCACCTACGACCATCCCTCAACCTTCCATTGAAACAAAACATATCAACAATCACCCACCACCCGCCCCACGCACACTCACTGCCAGGACTAATCTCCTACATCGACTGGACAGTGTCGAAGACAATCAGAGCGACTCCACACGACACACAGGCTCCGTCGTCCAGTTCCAGACGTGCACATCTAGTGCACAGCCTACGATTGTagtcacagacaaacagccagcaATTATCCCGATTGAGTCTCACACTCTCATTCCTGTTACTTGCCACAGCAATGTTACATCGACTTCGGCGGCTGTTGCGTTCGTTATGCCGTCTGCTGTGTTGCGACCGGCGGCGGGTGCGTTTATGTCGAAGGGGCAGGTGACGGGCGGGATTGCGGTCGAGCCTGTGAGTAAGAAGATTTGTCTTGAGGGAATCAGGATTATGAG TCCCACCGggatgatgaagaagatgtCGTATAGTCAGCCAGTGAAACTGGTGCAAAGCACCGAGAAAAACAAG GCACCGCCACACACTTCTACCGCCACAAAGGGACGACGAGGCGTCCGTTTTGCAGTCAAACCTCCAGCAACGGCACGACAAAGG TCTCATCCGGTCAAGTTGACTACATCGACATCGAACGTGTTGCCAGGGCAAGGGCATTTTGTGTTGCCAGTAACGAAAGCCTCGAACGTGCAGCCGCTGGCAAGAGTTCGAGCAATAGCACCGAAGACGACGGTGATGGTGACGCCGACGTCCACACTGTCGGTCATACATCGAGCCATGCAGGCGGCGAATATAACAATTGAACCGCAAGTGACGGCGGCGCCGCCGCCGCCACAAGACCCGACGGTTACCGTCTCGTCTCCCAACTCCACTCGAGTTGACTCACAAAGTGAGGTCCATCCGACCAATCAGACTGAATCCATTTTCACTTGTCAGACTCACTCGATGACGTCGAATCATGTGACATCACCCTCCATTGCTATGACGACCGATCAATGCACAACGATGGTTTGTCCGTCGACGCCTCTTTCGTGCTCCTCGTCGACGTCTCTATCACTGGACCTTCTATTGACTCCCACAAAAGTCAACTCATCCGAGGTGTCACATCACGATATGGTCGCCGAGATCACAACAGAAGATGCTCTGTTGGAATTCTCATCACAGGAGCAGTCGGAAGGCTTCATCTCTGCTGTTGCCAATGCAATTTCAGTTGATGCTCTCGACAGTGACAAGACACTGGATACGAATGCTCTACTCTGTGCGCTTTCCAGTGTTCCATTTGTTGATGAAGACACTCGTATGTCGCACAGTAGGATGGGGACACCATCGAAGACGACGCCGTCTCCCATAAAGACTGACTTGTCTGACCTCCTAGGGTTGAACGAGAACTCAATATCCGGGTTTCTAGCTCAGTCTCCGAGCAAGGAGCCGTTTGTGATCGACGGGAAGGATCTCTCCTCAGGCTTCAGACAGATGCCCGAGATGGACATGGCGATCTGTTCTGTTCTCGAAGAGAACAGTGTCGACTACGTGAACAAATTCAAGGACCTAACGGCTCAAATCGCTACGGCTACAACTCCGAAGAAATTCGGACCGGATACTTATtaa
- the LOC134193891 gene encoding beta-1,4-galactosyltransferase 4-like, which produces MKHPARKPPLITSITTHLQASRTFRCFLLSSVAVVAVVTLLQIFAPSLIFPRLLDVNVWLLGRRNYTNRATLRLHATRAPPTGTLFVRKSEVDGSVAAAASGGVGRKAVEVVGGGEKDGGRSVTSHILCSDVVMSLVERIDVDEEFNPNMQELGKNMTALQDGGYYKPANCTSTSKVAILIPFRDREQHLHVFLYYMHPMLQHQHAEYCIYVIEQVGTSLFNRGMLFNVGVKEALKDRDYDCFALHDVDLIPENQKNFYRCSEKAKHMSALIYRSYRKYSWRPYYSNFGGVALVKREHYEKINGFSNVFWGWGGEDDDISMRLMKSHIPRERVNETLGAYTMLMKHHTRAPGNKDAMKLVRSGPSRYQQDGLSSTRYNVVNRLRDRLYTRIKVELLRAEA; this is translated from the exons ATGAAGCACCCAGCAAGAAAACCACCCCTCATCACCTCAATCACGACACACCTTCAAGCCTCTCGAACATTTCGCTGTTTTCTTCTCTCATCCGTCGCCGTCGTCGCCGTCGTGACGCTCCTACAGATTTTTGCACCATCATTGATCTTTCCTCGTCTATTAGACGTCAATGTGTGGCTGCTGGGAAGGAGGAATTACACAAATCGCGCAACCTTACGTCTGCATGCCACTCGGGCACCGCCCACTGGCACTTTGTTTGTCAGGAAGAGTGAGGTTGATGGttctgttgctgctgctgcgtCTGGAGGTGTTGGTAGAAAGGCGGTGGAGGTGGTTGGTGGTGGAGAAAAGGATGGTGGACGGagtgtgacgtcacatatTTTGTGTTCTGATGTGGTGATGAGTTTGG ttGAGAGAATCGACGTCGATGAGGAGTTTAATCCTAATATGCAAGAACTAGGGAAGAACATGACGGCACTGCAGGATGGAGGATATTACAAACCAGCAAACTGCACGTCAACAAGCAAA GTTGCCATACTGATTCCATTCAGAGACAGAGAGCAACATTTGCACGTGTTTCTCTACTACATGCACCCCATGTTGCAGCATCAGCACGCAGAGTATTGCATTTATGTTATTGAGCAG GTTGGTACCAGTCTCTTTAATCGAGGAATGCTGTTCAACGTCGGAGTGAAGGAAGCGTTAAAGGACAGAGATTATGACTGCTTTGCTCTTCATGATGTGGATCTCATACCAGAAAACCAGAAAAATTTCTATCGGTGTTCAGAGAAGGCGAAGCACATGTCAGCTCTTATTTATCGCAGCTATCGTAAATATTCATG GCGTCCATACTACTCAAACTTTGGAGGAGTCGCTCTCGTCAAGCGAGAACACTATGAAAAGATAAACGGCTTTTCCAATGTTTTCTGGGGTTGGGGAGGAGAAGACGACGACATAAGCATGAG ACTAATGAAGTCTCACATACCAAGAGAAAGAGTGAACGAAACATTAGGAGCATACACCATGTTGATGAAACATCATACAAGAGCTCCAGGAAATAAGGACGC GATGAAGCTTGTTCGGTCTGGTCCGTCGCGTTATCAACAAGATGGTCTGAGTTCTACAAGATACAACGTAGTCAACAGATTAAGAGACAGACTGTACACAAGGATCAAAGTTGAGCTTCTTCGAGCTGAAGCTTGA
- the LOC134193931 gene encoding PDZ domain-containing protein 11-like: MSLQRQPSKSEKMITVHLPHYDPPPEWIPPEERDSDPDYSGNLADFLPRTIVLKRPHPSTQIGFHIRGGKEYRSEIYISKVISDTEAEKLGLKIGDQILAVNGVSFGSLDHPEAVKILKSTSDIEMTLKYYPYGYRKTFASRKFSRRSSTPNTM, translated from the exons ATGTCGCTGCAGCGTCAACCTAGCAAGTCGGAAAAAATGATTACCGTCCATCTACCACATTACGACCCACCACCAGAGTGGATACCACCCGAAGAA CGCGACTCTGATCCCGACTACAGCGGCAACCTGGCCGATTTCCTTCCGAGAACTATCGTCCTGAAGCGCCCACATCCTTCAACTCAA ATCGGATTCCACATCCGGGGAGGTAAAGAGTATCGTTCGGAAATATACATATCTAAG GTCATCAGTGACACAGAGGCAGAGAAGTTAGGTTTAAAGATAGGTgatcag ATTCTTGCAGTCAATGGTGTGAGTTTCGGTTCGTTGGATCATCCCGAA GCTGTGAAAATATTGAAATCAACTAGTGATATAGAAATGACACTGAAGTACTACCCGTATG GCTACCGTAAGACGTTTGCAAGTCGGAAATTCTCTCGTAGAAGTTCTACCCCCAATACAATGTGA
- the LOC134193930 gene encoding keratin-associated protein 10-7-like — MAGSLHLSICLSVRLCVRQFVCQSVCLSNCLFVWLSVCQAVCPSLCLSVYLSVCLAICLSGCLSVNLSVCLSVCLSGYLSVRLSICQSVCMSTCLFVWLSVCQAVYLPICLSVCWLSVCLSGYLSVRLSLSVCLSVCLSGYLSVRLSICQSVCLSGYLSVRLSICQSVCLFAWLSVCLSGYLSVRLSVCQAICLSGCLCLSVYLSVCLAICLSGCLSANLSVCLPGYLSVCLAICLSGCLCLSVYLSVCLAICLSGCLSVNLSVCLAICLSGSLSVNLSVCLPGYLSVCLAICLSGCLCLSVYLSVCLAICLFVWLSVCQAVYLSICLSVCLAICLFVWLSVCQSVSLFVCLSVHPTVWTCVDA, encoded by the coding sequence atggCAGGCAGTCTacatttgtccatctgtctgtctgtccgtctgtgtgtccgtcaatttgtctgtcaatctgtctgtctgtctaactgtctgtttgtctggctatctgtctgtcaggctgTGTGTCCgtcgctctgtctgtctgtctatctgtctgtttgtctggctatctgtctgtcaggctgtctatctgtcaatctgtctgtctgtctatctgtctgtttgtctggctatctgtctgtcaggctgtctatctgtcaatctgtctgtatgtctacctgtctgtttgtctggctatctgtctgtcaggctgTCTATCtgccaatctgtctgtctgtttgctggctatctgtctgtttgtctggctatctgtctgtcaggctgtctctgtctgtctgtctatctgtctgtttgtctggctatctgtctgtcaggctgtctatctgtcaatctgtctgtttgtctggctatctgtctgtcaggctctctatctgtcaatctgtctgtctgtttgcctggctatctgtctgtttgtctggctatctgtctgtcaggctatctgtctgtcaggctatctgtctgtcaggctgtctctgtctgtctgtctatctgtctgtttgtctggctatctgtctgtcaggctgTCTATCtgccaatctgtctgtctgtttgcctggctatctgtctgtttgtctggctatctgtctgtcaggctgtctctgtctgtctgtctatctgtctgtttgtctggctatctgtctgtcaggctgtctatctgtcaatctgtctgtttgtctggctatctgtctgtcaggctctctatctgtcaatctgtctgtctgtttgcctggttatctgtctgtttgtctggctatctgtctgtcaggctgtctctgtctgtctgtctatctgtctgtttgtctggctatctgtctgtttgtctggctatctgtctgtcaggctgtctatctgtcaatctgtctgtctgtttgcctggctatctgtctgtttgtctggctatctgtctgtcagtcagtcagtctgtttgtctgtctgtctgtccatccgacTGTCTGGACCTGTGTGGACGCATAA
- the LOC134193750 gene encoding uncharacterized protein LOC134193750, whose product MASKADKPSAPLLESGQQTSYNTNSPMRSRLDNVSFPISQPVRTVFWLLVVQMLERIAYYEITFNITTYVKAYLDVGLAQGSLFVITTFAVGTMSTIAPVYGFLSDAKFGQYNTLITCFLTYCIGAGLICASAGTMHAIDKPETLPEALYFTGLVFVFLFSASGIRATLIPFMLEQLTDDNQKSKYLTQFVSWSYFFINLGGAIAYILGGYLQSLPATFTNFKSTDKSKYPGFFWRYLLAVFLLCVALIILIVLRKTFRRHRAPGFYIPNIKAIFRTAFCKENCPPHYRKGTLRLYERESTNEAKRVEKERQEHIQRLAPILPFMCALLLYFTIRAQAEGAFVTQSQQMDYGKLENISIPPADLTAAFDPLAAIVSVPIMLFCVKPLYERIAQRTLYNVVIPRIRLGMLLAFLSCVLATVVESYIDSRGGAPSPRTYYMNKIKITEYYWNIPIYSQVPQYVLMGMSEVLTVVGIMEFVLSSSPRQFRSTTFGLVYCINGLGEYISVALLQFLEAVHPTLAFPPQICPNEMVECDIVEETNRYPYVYFLVLTILIAANLIIFLFATRFRKYVRIAPYEHPN is encoded by the coding sequence ATGGCATCGAAAGCTGACAAACCGTCTGCTCCTCTGTTGGAGTCGGGTCAACAGAcaagctacaatacaaacagccCGATGAGATCCAGACTAGACAATGTGTCTTTTCCTATCTCTCAGCCTGTCCGGACTGTCTTCTGGTTGCTCGTAGTTCAAATGCTAGAAAGAATTGCTTACTATGAGATCACATTCAACATCACGACGTACGTGAAAGCCTATTTGGACGTTGGACTGGCCCAAGGCTCGTTGTTTGTGATCACTACTTTTGCTGTGGGAACGATGAGCACCATAGCGCCAGTTTACGGCTTTCTGAGTGATGCAAAGTTTGGTCAGTACAATACCCTCATTACCTGCTTTCTAACATATTGTATTGGAGCTGGTCTCATTTGTGCATCTGCCGGTACAATGCACGCGATAGACAAACCAGAGACTCTGCCAGAAGCTCTCTATTTCACAGGTTTGGTCTTTGTTTTTCTCTTCAGTGCTTCAGGAATCAGAGCCACACTCATCCCATTCATGTTGGAACAACTAACAGATGACAACCAGAAAAGCAAATATCTCACACAATTTGTGAGTTGGTCATATTTTTTCATTAACCTCGGAGGTGCAATAGCTTATATCTTGGGAGGTTATCTCCAATCGTTACCTGCAACGTTTACAAACTTTAAGTCTACAGATAAGAGTAAATATCCTGGATTCTTTTGGCGATATCTACTTGCCGTGTTCTTGCTGTGTGTGGCTCTTATAATCTTAATTGTTTTACGAAAGACATTCAGAAGACATCGAGCACCTGGTTTTTACATACCAAACATAAAGGCCATTTTCCGAACAGCGTTCTGTAAAGAAAATTGTCCTCCCCACTATCGTAAAGGAACTTTGAGATTATATGAACGAGAATCAACTAATGAAGCAAAGAGAGtagaaaaagaaagacaagaacaTATCCAAAGACTTGCACCTATTCTGCCTTTCATGTGTGCTCTCTTGTTGTACTTTACAATTCGAGCACAAGCAGAAGGTGCATTTGTGacacaaagtcaacaaatggATTATGGAAAGTTAGAAAATATTTCCATTCCTCCTGCTGACTTGACTGCAGCATTTGATCCACTAGCCGCCATCGTGTCTGTACCcattatgttgttttgtgtgaagCCACTGTATGAACGAATAGCACAGCGTACTCTCTATAATGTTGTCATACCTCGAATTCGTTTGGGCATGTTATTGGCATTCTTATCTTGTGTACTAGCAACAGTTGTTGAATCTTATATTGACAGTCGAGGTGGTGCACCAAGTCCGAGAACATATTATATGAATAAAATCAAGATTACTGAATACTACTGGAACATTCCCATCTACAGCCAAGTACCACAGTATGTCCTAATGGGAATGTCAGAAGTGTTGACTGTAGTCGGTATCATGGAGTTTGTGTTATCTTCATCTCCACGTCAGTTTCGTTCCACTACATTTGGACTCGTCTATTGTATCAATGGTTTGGGTGAATATATAAGTGTGGCTCTACTACAATTTCTTGAAGCTGTTCATCCTACTCTAGCTTTTCCACCACAAATATGTCCAAATGAAATGGTTGAATGTGACATTGTCGAGGAGACAAACCGATACCCTTACGTGTATTTTCTGGTCCTCACCATTCTCATTGCTGCCAATCTTATCATATTTTTATTTGCAACTCGGTTCCGTAAATATGTAAGGATTGCTCCTTATGAACACCCAAACTAG